The following proteins are co-located in the Brevinematales bacterium genome:
- the rpoC gene encoding DNA-directed RNA polymerase subunit beta', which yields MKGTTTFGSVSIHLASSDLIESLSYGEVKKPETINYRTLRPERDGLFCERIFGPTKDFECTCGKFRSIRYKGIVCDKCGVEVTESKVRRYRTGHINLAAPIAHIWYYRIVPSKIALLLEVPPSDIQSILYFEKYIVIDTGETDLMQNQVLTDEEYDEYRDKYKEAFQADTGAVAIQKILKNMDLDALSDELRELVEHKPKVDKKVLKRLELVEELRKSDNKPEWMILDIIPVIPPDLRPMVPLDGGRFATSDINDLYRRLINRNNRLKKLKQVNAPDIIIKNEMRMVQDAVDSLFDNSRRTHPVTGNGDRPLKSLSDILKGKQGRFRQNLLGKRVDYSGRSVIIVGPSLKLHQCGLPKQMALELFKPFVMRGLVDQGYAHNIKAAKRMIEMEHELVWGILEEVVRDHPVLLNRAPTLHRLGIQAFEPILIEEKAIQLHPLVCHAYNADFDGDQMAVHVPLTPEAQVEAWMLMLSSRNLLNPANGKPIVYPTQDMVLGIYYLTKKTNEENDPKTLRSYDRIEEIIFAVESGVIDYNTAINFKMDGVWRKDTTVGRVIFNQIVPEKLRYVEDTMNSKKLETSISKCYKTYGIKETARYVDELKNVGYTYATRFGVTIAISDVEVPEEKHNIVQETEKAVKRIEENARSGLITHDEKYNQVVDLWAGANERIKRFVESKLKSSYGGFNSLYIMMDSGARGSREQIRQLAGMRGLMAKPSGEIIELAIKSNFKEGLSVLEYFISSHGARKGLADTALKTADAGYLTRKLVDISQDVVIAIRDCGTVKGIDMSAIKQGDEIVKPLRDRIVGRTVVSNIYDPRNGELLIKSNEVLDEDASEAIENAGIETIKIRSVLTCEAKQGVCAKCYGWDLSQRMVANIGEAVGIIAAESIGQPGTQLTMRTFHIGGIAATQMGESEVKLNYDAFVVGSPYFTPKTQKIMGNEEVRQFAKNAFPESSYAELEAAQRFSPTFLTKLNPLLDKKDFYKLIPFDRLGKAYDLNVAKDIAAQLEGEELAHFNSWLFERTFRDSINSEESGLPDNLIYRLDRDGKPELVNPRKSFIRVRKVINSYEMAQLQQIDFKTLEEREFNSEEVVFAMKDGTPVKFGSRVFVVVKPNEGMIHVLDNDIHEYSIKVGATMYVRKGRLSKKGEKLADFDPYNELYLSEYNGIVGYAMEGPQGNETKNKNIIMLRDEERNSLDRIVVMPGTTLAVPEETPVKAGDVLARRPMGRKRARDIVGGLPRVTELFESRKPKSISVISKVSGEVSDIEQKKGKYVVSIRAKNGQIFAHLIPSGKNIYVRIGDKVQAADQLSEGQISSHDILRVQGYTAVEEFLLNEIQGVYRLQGVDINEKHISIIVRQMLKKVEIVDAGDTEFIIGQNVDKIVFNRENESVISQGGQPAKARPILMGLTKASLFTESFFSAASFQETPRVLSTAALRGAIDKLQGLKENLVIGQLIPAGTGIKYYQGIKLRTNE from the coding sequence ATGAAGGGAACGACTACTTTCGGTTCCGTTTCTATACATCTGGCTTCATCCGACTTGATCGAAAGTTTATCCTACGGCGAGGTCAAGAAGCCGGAGACGATTAACTACCGGACGCTCAGGCCCGAAAGAGACGGCTTGTTCTGCGAGCGTATATTCGGCCCCACGAAGGACTTCGAATGTACCTGCGGAAAATTCCGCTCGATCCGCTATAAAGGTATTGTCTGCGATAAATGCGGCGTGGAAGTCACCGAATCGAAGGTGCGCCGTTACCGGACAGGGCATATCAATCTCGCGGCGCCTATCGCGCATATCTGGTACTACCGGATCGTGCCGTCGAAAATCGCCCTCCTTCTCGAAGTGCCCCCGTCGGATATCCAGAGCATTCTGTACTTCGAAAAATATATCGTGATCGACACCGGCGAAACCGACCTGATGCAGAATCAGGTACTGACCGACGAGGAGTACGACGAATACCGCGATAAATACAAGGAAGCGTTCCAGGCCGATACCGGCGCGGTCGCTATCCAGAAGATACTCAAGAATATGGATCTCGACGCGCTTTCCGACGAGCTCCGCGAACTGGTCGAGCATAAACCGAAAGTGGATAAAAAGGTGCTCAAGCGCCTCGAACTGGTCGAGGAACTCCGCAAATCGGACAATAAGCCCGAATGGATGATCCTCGATATTATCCCGGTTATCCCGCCCGATTTGCGCCCGATGGTTCCTCTCGACGGCGGCCGTTTCGCGACCTCCGATATCAACGATCTTTACCGCAGGCTGATCAACCGGAATAACCGTCTCAAGAAGCTGAAACAGGTCAACGCTCCCGATATTATCATCAAGAACGAAATGCGTATGGTGCAGGATGCGGTGGATTCGTTGTTCGACAACTCCCGCCGCACGCATCCGGTTACCGGCAACGGCGACCGGCCGCTCAAGTCGCTGTCCGATATATTGAAAGGGAAGCAGGGGCGGTTCCGCCAGAACCTTCTCGGTAAACGTGTGGACTACTCCGGCCGTTCGGTTATCATCGTCGGCCCGAGCCTCAAACTCCACCAGTGCGGACTCCCTAAGCAGATGGCGCTCGAACTCTTTAAGCCGTTCGTCATGCGCGGGCTGGTCGATCAGGGCTACGCCCATAACATCAAAGCCGCGAAGCGGATGATCGAGATGGAGCACGAGCTCGTGTGGGGTATCCTCGAAGAAGTGGTACGCGACCATCCGGTGCTCCTCAACCGCGCTCCTACGCTGCATCGATTGGGTATCCAGGCGTTCGAGCCTATATTAATAGAAGAGAAAGCGATCCAGCTCCACCCGCTCGTTTGTCACGCGTATAACGCCGACTTCGACGGAGACCAGATGGCTGTCCACGTGCCGCTTACGCCCGAGGCGCAGGTCGAAGCGTGGATGCTCATGCTGTCCTCGCGCAACCTCCTGAACCCCGCAAACGGTAAGCCGATTGTTTACCCGACTCAGGACATGGTGCTCGGTATCTACTATCTTACTAAAAAAACGAACGAGGAAAACGACCCCAAGACTCTGCGTTCGTACGACCGTATCGAAGAAATCATCTTCGCCGTCGAGAGCGGGGTGATCGATTACAATACCGCGATCAACTTTAAGATGGACGGGGTATGGAGAAAGGACACGACCGTCGGCCGCGTCATCTTCAACCAGATCGTGCCGGAAAAGCTCCGTTACGTCGAAGACACGATGAACAGCAAGAAACTGGAAACATCTATATCGAAGTGTTATAAAACATACGGCATCAAGGAAACCGCCCGCTACGTCGACGAATTGAAGAACGTGGGTTATACCTACGCGACCCGTTTCGGCGTAACGATCGCGATATCCGATGTGGAAGTGCCCGAAGAGAAGCACAATATAGTGCAGGAAACCGAGAAAGCCGTGAAGCGTATCGAAGAGAACGCCCGCAGCGGTTTGATTACCCACGATGAAAAATACAACCAGGTCGTCGACCTTTGGGCCGGCGCGAACGAAAGAATCAAGCGGTTCGTGGAAAGTAAGCTGAAAAGCAGTTACGGCGGGTTCAACTCGCTCTATATTATGATGGATTCGGGCGCTCGCGGAAGCCGCGAACAGATCCGTCAGCTCGCCGGTATGCGCGGCTTGATGGCAAAACCGTCCGGTGAAATTATCGAACTCGCGATCAAGTCCAACTTTAAGGAAGGCTTGTCGGTTCTCGAGTACTTTATCTCCAGTCACGGAGCCCGCAAGGGTCTCGCCGATACGGCGTTGAAGACAGCCGACGCGGGATACCTGACGCGTAAGCTTGTGGATATATCCCAGGACGTGGTAATCGCGATACGCGATTGCGGCACGGTGAAGGGTATCGATATGAGCGCTATCAAGCAGGGAGACGAAATAGTCAAGCCCCTGCGCGACAGAATTGTCGGGCGCACGGTCGTGTCGAATATTTACGATCCCCGTAACGGAGAGCTGCTGATCAAGTCGAACGAAGTCCTCGACGAGGATGCGTCGGAAGCGATAGAGAATGCCGGTATCGAAACCATCAAGATCAGAAGCGTACTCACGTGCGAAGCCAAGCAAGGGGTTTGCGCGAAATGTTACGGATGGGATCTCTCGCAGAGAATGGTTGCCAATATCGGGGAAGCCGTGGGTATTATCGCCGCGGAATCCATCGGACAGCCGGGCACACAGTTGACCATGAGAACCTTCCATATCGGAGGTATCGCCGCGACACAGATGGGTGAAAGCGAAGTCAAGCTGAACTACGACGCGTTTGTCGTCGGTTCGCCCTATTTTACCCCGAAGACGCAGAAGATTATGGGCAACGAAGAAGTACGGCAGTTCGCGAAGAACGCGTTCCCCGAGAGCAGCTATGCTGAGCTGGAAGCGGCGCAGAGATTTTCGCCGACCTTCCTCACCAAGCTGAACCCGTTACTCGATAAAAAAGATTTTTATAAGCTCATTCCGTTCGACAGGCTTGGAAAGGCTTACGATCTGAATGTGGCCAAAGATATTGCCGCGCAGCTGGAAGGCGAGGAACTCGCGCATTTCAATAGCTGGCTATTCGAACGCACCTTCCGCGATTCGATCAACTCCGAAGAGAGCGGCCTGCCCGATAACCTGATCTATCGCCTTGACCGTGACGGGAAACCCGAACTGGTCAACCCGAGAAAATCGTTTATCCGCGTCCGCAAGGTCATTAACTCCTATGAGATGGCTCAGCTCCAGCAGATTGACTTCAAGACCCTTGAGGAACGCGAGTTTAACAGCGAGGAAGTGGTATTCGCGATGAAGGACGGGACTCCGGTTAAATTTGGAAGCCGCGTATTCGTTGTGGTAAAGCCGAACGAAGGCATGATTCATGTACTGGATAACGATATACACGAATATTCGATCAAGGTCGGAGCGACCATGTATGTCCGAAAGGGACGTTTATCGAAGAAGGGCGAGAAACTCGCGGACTTCGACCCGTATAACGAACTGTACCTGAGCGAATACAACGGTATAGTCGGGTATGCGATGGAAGGTCCCCAGGGCAACGAGACCAAGAACAAGAATATCATCATGCTTCGCGACGAGGAGAGGAATTCTCTCGACCGTATCGTGGTCATGCCCGGAACGACGCTAGCAGTGCCGGAGGAAACTCCCGTGAAGGCCGGAGACGTACTCGCCCGCAGACCTATGGGAAGGAAGCGCGCGAGAGATATCGTCGGAGGTCTCCCGAGAGTCACCGAACTGTTCGAATCACGGAAGCCCAAGAGTATCTCCGTTATCTCGAAGGTCAGCGGAGAAGTATCCGATATCGAGCAGAAAAAAGGTAAGTATGTCGTATCCATCCGCGCCAAGAACGGCCAGATATTCGCGCACCTCATACCGAGCGGAAAGAATATCTATGTCCGTATAGGGGATAAGGTACAGGCGGCCGACCAGCTCAGCGAGGGTCAGATCAGTTCGCACGACATATTGCGCGTACAGGGATATACCGCTGTGGAGGAATTCCTCCTGAACGAGATACAGGGCGTGTACCGCCTGCAGGGTGTGGATATCAACGAGAAGCACATCAGTATCATAGTCCGGCAGATGCTGAAGAAAGTGGAAATAGTGGACGCCGGAGACACGGAATTCATTATCGGGCAGAATGTAGATAAAATAGTTTTTAATAGGGAAAATGAAAGCGTAATCAGCCAAGGAGGGCAGCCTGCCAAGGCCCGGCCTATCCTCATGGGATTGACGAAAGCGTCGCTCTTTACGGAGAGTTTCTTCTCCGCCGCGTCGTTCCAGGAAACACCCCGCGTGCTTTCCACCGCCGCATTAAGAGGCGCAATCGACAAACTCCAGGGACTGAAGGAAAACCTCGTTATCGGACAGCTGATTCCCGCGGGAACGGGTATCAAGTATTACCAGGGAATTAAGCTCCGTACCAACGAGTAA
- a CDS encoding 50S ribosomal protein L10, with amino-acid sequence MQKTEKSKVIETMAGLLKDADGFIVANFKGLTVPEMESLRRDVRQLGGGSNIVKNRLLKRALDTIEVKGMEPYLKENTMLIYSKSDILACLKALVVFGKKNEKFLIKGGIVSNTAYDNKQVIEISKLPGKKELIAIIAGDLTAVLGKFVGVLNGIMTTFVGTVEALEKKKA; translated from the coding sequence ATGCAGAAAACTGAAAAGAGCAAAGTTATAGAAACGATGGCCGGATTGTTAAAGGACGCGGACGGTTTTATTGTAGCGAACTTTAAGGGTCTGACTGTTCCTGAAATGGAAAGCCTTCGTCGGGACGTTCGCCAGCTAGGCGGCGGATCGAATATCGTGAAAAACCGTCTTTTGAAGCGGGCTCTCGATACGATCGAAGTCAAGGGAATGGAACCTTATCTCAAAGAAAACACTATGCTGATCTATTCCAAATCGGATATTTTGGCGTGTCTGAAGGCTTTGGTGGTTTTCGGAAAGAAGAATGAAAAGTTTCTGATCAAGGGTGGGATTGTTTCGAATACCGCGTATGATAACAAGCAGGTTATCGAAATATCCAAGCTCCCCGGCAAGAAGGAACTCATCGCGATTATCGCGGGAGACCTGACCGCCGTTCTGGGCAAGTTCGTGGGTGTGCTGAACGGTATTATGACTACTTTTGTCGGTACCGTCGAAGCATTGGAAAAGAAGAAAGCGTAA
- the nusG gene encoding transcription termination/antitermination factor NusG has product MTRGWFVVQVYTGFENSVFHKLLAKKNIDALKDVLLDVRVPEEEYTVEKKNKKVIMKRKIYPGYVLVELDLPEDDAAWKKIYAEIKSVNGVGMFLNAGGGNKRPVPLNYEEVKSIFERTGDIKTDLGKLESGFEVGERVRIGEGPFKDFEGEVELISHEKNSLTVRVEIFGRLTPVELGFSQVHKI; this is encoded by the coding sequence ATGACGCGAGGATGGTTTGTAGTTCAGGTATACACCGGATTTGAGAACAGTGTATTCCATAAACTTTTAGCGAAAAAGAATATTGACGCGTTGAAAGACGTCCTTCTCGATGTGCGTGTTCCTGAAGAGGAGTACACGGTCGAGAAGAAGAATAAAAAAGTTATAATGAAGCGGAAGATATACCCGGGCTATGTGCTTGTCGAGCTCGATCTTCCCGAAGACGATGCGGCGTGGAAGAAAATTTACGCCGAGATAAAGTCCGTCAACGGAGTGGGGATGTTCCTCAACGCCGGTGGCGGTAACAAGCGTCCTGTCCCGTTGAACTATGAAGAGGTCAAGTCCATCTTCGAACGTACCGGCGATATCAAGACCGATCTCGGAAAGCTCGAATCGGGCTTCGAGGTAGGCGAACGTGTACGGATCGGCGAAGGGCCGTTCAAGGACTTCGAGGGCGAAGTGGAATTGATTTCCCATGAAAAGAATAGCCTTACCGTGAGAGTGGAGATCTTCGGGCGTCTGACGCCGGTCGAACTCGGTTTCTCGCAGGTGCATAAGATATAA
- a CDS encoding 50S ribosomal protein L1, whose translation MPKKVLVKDGITYKGTKRYLAMLEKHDIFQTYALEDAVKRVREVATAKFDETIELHYLLNIKQKHTIRDVLVMPHSVGREKKVLVFAQGDKAAEAKDAGADFVGGEDLAEKILGGWLEFDAVIATPDMMKVVGKLGAILGRRKMMPNPKTGTVTMDLTKVVKEYKAGRVEIRADKTGNIHAVIGKKSSSEQALLENTLAIHKLLMKNRPTDLKGEYMASMNLAPTMGLVVPVDFKKISV comes from the coding sequence ATGCCGAAAAAAGTACTTGTAAAAGATGGAATTACCTATAAAGGGACGAAACGCTATCTCGCGATGCTCGAGAAGCATGATATTTTCCAGACCTACGCTCTCGAAGATGCTGTAAAGCGTGTACGCGAGGTCGCGACCGCGAAGTTCGACGAAACGATCGAATTGCATTACCTGCTGAATATCAAGCAGAAGCATACGATCCGCGACGTCCTCGTGATGCCGCATTCGGTGGGTAGAGAGAAAAAGGTGCTGGTATTCGCCCAGGGCGATAAGGCTGCCGAGGCGAAAGATGCCGGCGCCGATTTTGTCGGCGGGGAAGACCTTGCAGAGAAGATTCTCGGCGGATGGCTGGAATTCGACGCGGTTATCGCGACTCCCGATATGATGAAGGTTGTCGGTAAACTCGGGGCTATATTAGGCCGCCGCAAGATGATGCCGAACCCCAAGACCGGTACGGTTACTATGGATCTGACGAAAGTGGTCAAGGAATATAAGGCCGGACGTGTGGAAATACGCGCCGATAAGACCGGAAATATTCACGCGGTTATCGGTAAAAAGTCTTCTTCCGAACAGGCTTTACTGGAAAACACACTCGCTATCCATAAACTGCTGATGAAGAACCGCCCGACTGACCTGAAGGGTGAGTATATGGCGAGCATGAATCTTGCGCCGACTATGGGGCTTGTGGTTCCGGTGGATTTTAAAAAGATATCCGTTTAA
- the rpoB gene encoding DNA-directed RNA polymerase subunit beta, which translates to MSLKIKRITFSKAAKERVPLPDLLDIQLKAYKDFLQTDVPPTKRALKGLEGVFRSVFPIESTDGKFVIDYAFYEIGNIKYSENECFDKNLTYSVPVKAVFRLIDRETGEIKEKDIYIGDFPLMTHRGTFIINGAERVVVNQIYKSPGVLFSYKNKEFSSKIVPEKGSWLEFIIDTKKDLMYVRIDSRRKVLVTMFLRALGMSAGDIIAAFFDVKKVDLKKIDKEEAISRLVGKYIAEDVNDDEGNLIISAVDKLLPGSINQLYQKEKTLIKIINPKSILTNKPLINTLEKDDTKDAVNKAIKKIYSILHPGEAAPLESIVRELNNMFFSPKMYDLGEVGRYKLVLKLFSDYEGEDRNQLIQTKTLTFEDITRSLQHLLKVYNKEASLDDVDHLGNRRVRNVNELIMNQILSAFSKVEKAIHEKLSSRDVEEFSPQNIIAIKPIVSAINDFFGMSQLSQFMDQTNPIAELTHKRRLSALGPGGLSRDRAGFEVRDVHNTHYGRVCPIETPEGPNIGLIVSLATFAQVNPYGFLETPYVVVKAEKVTDEIKYLSATEEENFYIAQANIKLDKDGKLVEDLVQCRFRGEFELAPKDKIQLMDVAPKQILSVSASLIPFIEHDDANRALMGSNMQRQAMPLLISQSPIVGTGMEYYVARDARAILVAEEDGEVKKVDSTKIIMKSKGGEKTYDLVKFRRTNQDTSFNQKPIVDSGEKVAKGDVIADGFASFAGELALGRNILVAFMPWNGYNYEDAVLISEKLLKNDDFTSVYTTVFECKALETKLGSEEITSEIPNVGEDAVRNLDSEGIIRVGAYVKPGDILVGKVTPKGEPTETPEFRLLHAIFGEKAKDVRDTSLRVPHGEGGVVVDVKVFNASNNDELPPGVIKLVKVYIAKKRKIKPGDKIAGRHGNKGVISRVMAEEDMPYLPDGTPVDIVLNPLGVPSRMNLGQLFETLLGLAGWKLGVNYECPVFEGASLVQIEEELEKANKKLYDTLKSERKNYGEDAKTIEAYYERVKLPMNGKFVLRDGRTGIPFEKPVFVGVMYILKLHHMVDDKIHARSVGPYSLVTQQPLRGKANFGGQRLGEMEVWALEAYGAANLLQEMLTVKSDDTEGRVRIYEGIIKGKYVASPGIPESFNVLVQELRGLALDIQVYDKGGKRVPLNDKEKELFDTKISHLV; encoded by the coding sequence ATGTCGTTAAAAATTAAAAGAATTACTTTTTCCAAGGCTGCCAAGGAAAGAGTACCTCTCCCCGATCTACTCGATATCCAGCTGAAAGCATATAAAGATTTTCTGCAGACGGATGTCCCTCCGACAAAACGCGCGCTCAAGGGATTGGAAGGGGTTTTCCGTTCGGTATTTCCTATCGAAAGCACTGACGGGAAGTTTGTGATCGATTATGCGTTTTATGAAATCGGTAATATAAAGTATTCCGAAAATGAATGTTTCGATAAAAACCTGACTTATAGCGTGCCTGTCAAGGCGGTTTTCCGCCTGATCGACCGGGAGACCGGCGAAATTAAAGAAAAGGACATCTATATCGGGGATTTCCCGTTGATGACCCACCGCGGTACGTTTATTATTAACGGCGCCGAACGTGTGGTGGTCAACCAGATTTATAAATCCCCCGGCGTCCTTTTCAGCTATAAGAACAAGGAATTCTCGTCGAAGATTGTCCCTGAAAAGGGGTCTTGGCTCGAGTTTATTATCGATACCAAGAAAGACCTGATGTATGTCCGTATCGATTCGCGCCGCAAGGTACTGGTTACCATGTTCCTTCGCGCGCTCGGGATGTCGGCGGGCGATATCATCGCGGCTTTCTTCGATGTTAAAAAAGTGGACTTAAAGAAAATCGACAAGGAAGAGGCAATCTCCCGCCTGGTCGGTAAATATATCGCCGAAGATGTGAACGACGACGAGGGTAACCTGATTATCTCCGCGGTGGACAAGCTCCTTCCCGGAAGCATCAACCAGCTTTACCAGAAGGAAAAGACCCTCATCAAGATCATCAATCCCAAGTCGATCCTGACGAATAAGCCCCTGATTAATACGCTCGAAAAGGATGACACCAAGGACGCGGTAAACAAGGCTATCAAGAAAATTTACAGCATCCTGCACCCCGGCGAAGCCGCTCCGTTGGAGAGCATAGTCCGCGAGCTGAATAATATGTTTTTCAGCCCGAAGATGTACGATCTGGGCGAGGTAGGACGTTATAAACTGGTGCTCAAGCTCTTCTCGGACTACGAGGGTGAAGACCGCAATCAACTGATCCAGACCAAGACGCTGACGTTCGAGGATATCACCCGTTCGCTCCAGCATCTGCTGAAAGTCTATAATAAAGAAGCTTCCCTCGATGACGTCGATCATCTCGGCAACCGCCGCGTGAGAAACGTCAACGAACTTATAATGAACCAGATACTCAGCGCGTTCTCGAAGGTCGAGAAAGCGATACACGAGAAACTTTCATCGCGCGATGTCGAGGAGTTCTCTCCGCAGAACATCATCGCGATCAAGCCGATCGTGTCCGCTATCAACGACTTTTTCGGGATGAGCCAGTTATCGCAGTTCATGGACCAGACGAACCCGATCGCAGAACTGACGCATAAACGCCGTCTGTCCGCGCTCGGCCCCGGCGGTCTTTCACGCGACCGCGCAGGGTTCGAGGTTCGCGACGTACACAACACCCATTACGGGCGCGTGTGTCCGATCGAGACGCCTGAAGGTCCGAACATCGGTCTCATCGTCTCGCTCGCCACATTCGCGCAGGTGAATCCCTACGGATTCCTCGAGACCCCATATGTGGTGGTGAAGGCCGAAAAGGTAACGGATGAAATCAAGTACCTCTCCGCTACGGAAGAGGAGAATTTCTATATCGCACAGGCGAACATTAAGCTGGATAAAGACGGAAAGTTAGTCGAAGACCTCGTACAATGCCGTTTCCGCGGCGAGTTCGAACTTGCCCCTAAGGACAAGATTCAGCTCATGGACGTCGCGCCGAAGCAGATTCTTTCTGTCTCCGCGTCGCTGATACCGTTTATCGAGCATGACGACGCGAACCGAGCCCTCATGGGATCGAACATGCAGCGTCAGGCGATGCCGCTTCTCATATCGCAGTCGCCGATAGTCGGTACCGGTATGGAATACTATGTCGCACGCGACGCGCGCGCGATATTGGTCGCGGAAGAGGACGGAGAAGTCAAGAAAGTCGATTCGACCAAGATAATCATGAAGTCGAAGGGCGGAGAAAAAACTTACGATCTCGTCAAATTCCGCCGCACGAACCAGGACACGAGCTTCAACCAGAAGCCCATCGTGGACTCCGGCGAGAAAGTCGCTAAGGGCGACGTGATCGCGGACGGTTTCGCGAGCTTCGCGGGAGAACTCGCCCTCGGACGGAATATCCTCGTGGCGTTCATGCCGTGGAACGGATACAACTACGAAGACGCCGTGCTCATCAGCGAGAAACTTTTAAAGAACGACGATTTTACATCGGTATATACGACCGTGTTCGAGTGCAAGGCGCTCGAGACGAAGCTCGGGAGCGAGGAAATCACCTCGGAAATACCGAATGTCGGCGAAGACGCGGTGCGCAACCTCGACTCCGAAGGAATTATCCGTGTCGGCGCGTATGTCAAACCCGGAGATATCCTGGTCGGTAAGGTCACCCCGAAGGGCGAGCCCACCGAGACCCCGGAATTCCGGCTCCTTCACGCCATATTCGGCGAGAAGGCGAAGGATGTGCGCGATACGTCCCTGCGCGTTCCTCATGGCGAAGGCGGCGTGGTGGTCGACGTCAAGGTGTTCAACGCATCCAACAACGACGAACTGCCCCCCGGAGTCATCAAGCTCGTGAAGGTATATATCGCGAAGAAGCGCAAGATCAAGCCCGGCGATAAGATAGCCGGACGCCACGGTAACAAGGGCGTTATCTCGCGCGTGATGGCCGAAGAGGATATGCCGTACCTGCCCGACGGGACTCCCGTCGATATCGTATTGAACCCGCTCGGCGTACCTTCCCGTATGAACCTCGGTCAGCTCTTCGAGACCCTGCTCGGCCTCGCGGGATGGAAGCTCGGCGTTAATTACGAGTGCCCCGTGTTCGAGGGAGCGTCCCTTGTTCAGATAGAGGAAGAACTCGAGAAAGCGAATAAAAAGCTCTACGATACATTGAAGTCCGAGCGTAAGAACTACGGCGAGGATGCCAAGACGATAGAAGCGTATTACGAGCGCGTCAAGCTTCCCATGAACGGGAAATTTGTTCTCCGCGACGGAAGAACCGGTATACCGTTCGAGAAGCCCGTGTTTGTCGGCGTGATGTACATCCTGAAACTGCACCATATGGTCGACGATAAGATACACGCGCGTTCGGTAGGCCCATACTCGCTGGTGACCCAGCAGCCGTTACGCGGTAAGGCGAACTTCGGAGGCCAGAGACTTGGAGAAATGGAAGTCTGGGCGCTCGAGGCTTACGGTGCGGCGAACCTGCTGCAGGAAATGCTGACGGTCAAGTCCGACGATACCGAAGGGCGCGTCCGCATCTACGAGGGGATTATCAAGGGTAAGTATGTTGCATCGCCGGGTATCCCGGAATCGTTCAACGTACTGGTGCAGGAACTCCGCGGTCTCGCTCTGGATATCCAGGTGTACGACAAGGGCGGGAAACGTGTTCCGCTGAATGATAAAGAGAAGGAATTGTTCGATACGAAAATCTCTCATTTAGTGTAA
- the rplK gene encoding 50S ribosomal protein L11 — MAKKKVKAEVKLQLEATKANPAPPVGTALGPYGIQLMEFCKQFNEATKDKVGFVIPVVITIFDDRSFTFILKTPPASNLIKKELGIEKGSPTPNKEKMGKLTQEQLRKIAQIKMPDLNANTVEAAMRSVAGTARNMGVEVEE, encoded by the coding sequence ATGGCAAAGAAGAAAGTAAAGGCTGAGGTGAAACTCCAGTTGGAAGCGACAAAGGCGAACCCCGCTCCTCCTGTGGGTACCGCGCTCGGTCCTTACGGCATACAATTGATGGAATTCTGTAAGCAGTTCAATGAAGCGACTAAGGATAAGGTCGGGTTTGTTATTCCGGTGGTAATTACCATTTTTGACGACAGATCCTTTACTTTTATCCTGAAAACGCCCCCGGCTTCCAACTTAATAAAGAAGGAACTCGGAATCGAGAAAGGTTCCCCTACGCCGAATAAGGAAAAGATGGGTAAGCTGACTCAGGAACAATTAAGAAAAATCGCGCAGATAAAAATGCCTGATCTTAACGCGAACACGGTTGAAGCCGCTATGCGGTCTGTGGCGGGCACTGCCCGGAATATGGGTGTGGAAGTCGAGGAGTAA
- the secE gene encoding preprotein translocase subunit SecE: MRVFSAIANFIKESIEELKKVTWPSKDQAISSSIIVIGFIVIFSIFLSLIDWVVEFLILALVK; the protein is encoded by the coding sequence ATGCGCGTTTTTTCTGCAATCGCTAACTTTATAAAAGAGAGTATCGAGGAACTTAAAAAGGTTACCTGGCCTTCCAAAGACCAGGCGATCAGCTCTTCCATCATCGTGATCGGTTTTATCGTGATTTTTTCCATTTTTCTATCGCTCATCGACTGGGTGGTGGAATTCCTAATTTTAGCTTTGGTGAAGTGA
- the rplL gene encoding 50S ribosomal protein L7/L12 has translation MAQDKITQVIDIISEMTVLELNELRKAIEEKFDVKAAAPVAVAAAAPAAGEGAKEEEASTVSVYIKSPGEKKVEVIKVVRNITGLPLKEAKDLTESAGATPVKENIEKADAEKLKKDLEAAGAVVEIK, from the coding sequence ATGGCTCAGGACAAAATTACTCAGGTGATCGATATTATCAGCGAGATGACTGTGCTCGAACTGAATGAACTCAGGAAAGCAATCGAAGAGAAGTTTGATGTTAAAGCCGCCGCTCCCGTAGCGGTAGCCGCCGCGGCTCCTGCAGCCGGCGAAGGCGCTAAGGAAGAGGAAGCCAGCACGGTTTCCGTCTACATCAAATCTCCCGGCGAAAAGAAAGTGGAAGTCATTAAAGTCGTAAGAAACATTACCGGTCTTCCCCTGAAAGAAGCGAAAGATCTTACTGAATCCGCCGGTGCAACTCCTGTAAAGGAAAACATCGAGAAAGCGGATGCGGAAAAGCTTAAAAAAGATTTGGAAGCGGCCGGGGCGGTTGTTGAGATCAAGTAA